One Octopus sinensis linkage group LG11, ASM634580v1, whole genome shotgun sequence genomic window carries:
- the LOC115217268 gene encoding uncharacterized protein LOC115217268 isoform X1 — translation MSAGSWEDSSNLTHDRDEQSNLELVKKRPPPRPSGPPPRSAPPRPAPINLKATSRSTSPSAQPTATASGSASPSVGHHITSANKKAHKIISSLKHKAGLKSPKHFIKDKKKHKSPIPSPSKEFVDPTLSDKTERSEEWLALQQMLDRTKETVIKTQQNLNRLASKDEGDNLEDDEASASDGSWAGLRANQGESEEIDEEASNIPYSKASSYYPEDSTEELNDISTKPKSETGGSVQDLLGLGLGDFESPPEPDDWLSSHQSQFEKDFLAAEEENLTLSNKSVTDELVDSFLGLDPSTSLKPSPAISPALSPVTQLAPESEADPFVVRKIVDPFDVSSIVIKTESESDPFTVKSAVATPSDPFVVTHDPFVTSVESDIKSTDPFAVKTTSPSTDPFAVSSDPVTTTQSYNVLEDPFSVKPSASKTVPDSLSAKPPTEISSSDPFVVSPACTESLFLGSTLGSSTLDTLAVSPGLPRSGSELFADTSDLTPSNIDPFTPTKDIFSSTVDPFASATEFTSSTSDPFASTAEVTSSTVDPFSSTAEVTSATADLFSSTAEVTSATADLFSSTAEVTSATADLFSSTAEVTSATADLFSSTVEVTSSTVDPFSSTAEVTSSTADLFAPTTELSSLTGDPFTSTTELTSSKVDPFASPADFTTSNTDLFGENKDAFEINPNIQETRATDFVSEKTEEANQLEDFFVEKTEDSGNNIFMNNIPKDKELGAAAVDPFASSETSLFTQPNLELSGFACFSESEGLIDPAGSTDTSLIPGKTDKLASTPEPYSTISEPLDFASIALAIKAVEKISASSDQSKPSSSPFTTISEPLEFHTDDTSYKLDKKATDSLEDSPFCTTSEPVDIGSVSFVKQEDLQIADQLVYKPLTLQTDPFSTISEPVDVHVESSETPFGWNAFSDQFSSTSDSDLSTKISANDQSSFAFCELSATQAAPAVQPFSSSPFEADWPGSVSDSAVKTDLAFPGVGSDFGSASMSVPTSEDAFPMATDATGDMFAAQPTDVTMTTIPTTTTTSTKDSSLLTMEVTDLVASSAETDTSLKKASTDFLISDEAFSTTFGSPVSSNTTAEILAPDVSHANKPFSLIDDSFASASPMLDASGENVHSLTDPFAEEIKPACFSDSGFPTTNSAFPMLEPSAVPTTAPFSDSSFPILAPQTTPVPSSFSAMDAQEVPDISKSEISQINPFDNIDPETSIHVKNPFSMFETIEDDSPFGQSVDNKANNMGALIQPEISEDIASKLNAFLQPEITPDPAPVTSSTNITSSSGEGADSNVSLFTESSANPFVDQNDTPAVANAEFFDEDFFNTKTAEKIAEGDSAKNAWGAMETLDKDSAFNPFQDDNFDAENIPQNVLDDMDSQEPTNEQKNPFLSSDFNATAMMGETTINPFLSQVEELEKAQSSLSDNLSIFLGKGEDLPIDPTDLPIDVFDPFKTIEPDDIPETSGAMAATHTAAVDSSDDDKESPDMDDNKDAFKLTIRMREPVESGPSVALPPPPKVPKSPQMAPRINPFDRDSPPEENFAKFEVMETEDKVKEPRTETQMSVSTTESSTPEEEEKHLEPLESFNPKMEEDGWTLMLRQPTKKKLTGNRFWKTIYVRLVQQNDGPVLKLFNSKDDKDSFQELPLQPCYSLSEIALQHYDQYGKIHTLKIQYVFYRERVGIRTEKITPTFVKNMKPKANMILDHAPQISELLKFGSLSEQTIITFVQEVEDALMAIVAHREKTLSYQKDEVIVDVIDEYRAEINTAGHIVAQKARVRIFCLSFVTGMPFVELGVNDKRRKGREVVGRHDIIPIKTEEWIKPENIQFHCSAKPEEYEKDGTIKFHPLDACHFELMRFRIRLRDNKELPLIVRVFRSIKERHVEYRCDVVCTGYHAYSKKHGQFPCEDIEIRFPIPDCWIYLFRYEKRFGYGSFKSATRKPGKIKGLERLTMMTQSGTNPALLEASVGTAKYENVYHAIVWRISRLPERNQGAYKTHLFTLRLDLGPHDEIPDSLEMVSDVKFTMPASTVSKCQIRSISCGNPTPPEKWVRYIAHYNYKVAIEHTLEGSIQNVPEIDVQMAAEGNDSESDS, via the coding sequence ATGTCTGCTGGTTCTTGGGAGGACTCATCAAATTTGACTCATGACAGAGATGAACAGAGTAATCTTGAGCTGGTTAAGAAACGTCCTCCACCTCGACCTTCAGGGCCACCTCCTCGATCTGCTCCTCCAAGACCTGCACCCATCAACTTAAAAGCTACTTCTCGGTCAACTTCTCCTTCTGCTCAACCAACTGCAACTGCTTCAGGAAGCGCATCTCCATCAGTTGGACATCATATAACTTCTGCTAATAAAAAGGCGCATAAAATTATAAGCTCTTTGAAACATAAAGCTGGCCTAAAATCTCCAAAACACTTCATTAAAGATAAGAAGAAGCACAAATCCCCAATACCCTCTCCTTCGAAAGAATTTGTCGATCCAACACTCAGTGATAAAACTGAACGCTCTGAAGAATGGCTGGCCTTACAGCAAATGCTCGACCGAACCAAAGAAACGGTCATAAAAACACAACAGAATTTGAATAGATTAGCATCAAAAGACGAGGGTGATAATCTTGAAGACGACGAAGCATCAGCTTCTGATGGTTCTTGGGCTGGTTTGAGAGCTAATCAAGGAGAATCAGAAGAAATCGATGAAGAAGCATCAAATATTCCGTACTCGAAAGCTTCAAGCTATTACCCTGAAGACTCTACTGAAGAATTAAATGATATTAGTACAAAACCAAAATCTGAAACAGGAGGTAGTGTTCAAGACTTATTAGGGCTTGGGTTGGGAGATTTTGAATCCCCGCCCGAACCGGATGATTGGCTCTCCAGCCATCAATCTCAATTTGAAAAAGACTTTttagcagcagaagaagaaaatTTAACTTTATCCAACAAGAGTGTTACCGATGAATTAGTTGATAGCTTTTTAGGATTAGACCCTTCAACTAGCCTAAAACCTTCCCCGGCTATAAGTCCTGCACTTTCTCCCGTCACCCAACTTGCCCCAGAATCTGAAGCAGACCCATTTGTTGTTCGAAAAATTGTCGATCCATTTGATGTTTCTTCAATTGTTATTAAAACTGAATCAGAATCTGACCCCTTTACTGTTAAATCAGCAGTTGCAACTCCATCTGATCCCTTTGTTGTGACGCATGATCCTTTTGTTACATCTGTTGAGAGTGATATCAAGTCCACTGATCCATTTGCAGTAAAAACAACATCGCCTTCAACAGATCCTTTTGCAGTTTCTAGCGATCCAGTAACTACAACACAGTCCTATAATGTTTTAGAAGATCCATTTTCTGTTAAACCAAGTGCATCTAAAACAGTTCCAGATTCACTTTCTGCAAAACCCCCAACAGAAATATCCTCATCTGATCCTTTTGTTGTTTCTCCTGCATGTACAGAATCATTATTTCTGGGATCAACTTTGGGTAGTTCCACATTGGATACATTAGCTGTTTCACCTGGATTGCCAAGATCTGGTTCTGAATTATTTGCTGACACTTCTGATTTGACACCATCTAATATTGACCCTTTCACTCCAACTAAGGATATTTTTAGCTCAACAGTTGACCCGTTCGCTTCAGCTACAGAGTTCACGAGTTCAACAAGCGATCCTTTTGCATCAACTGCAGAGGTCACTAGCTCAACAGTTGACCCCTTCTCTTCAACTGCAGAGGTCACAAGTGCAACAGCTGATCTCTTCTCTTCAACAGCAGAGGTCACAAGTGCAACAGCTGATCTCTTCTCTTCAACTGCAGAGGTCACAAGTGCAACAGCTGATCTCTTCTCTTCAACTGCAGAGGTCACAAGTGCAACAGCTGATCTCTTCTCTTCAACTGTAGAGGTCACTAGCTCAACAGTTGATCCCTTCTCTTCAACTGCAGAGGTCACAAGTTCAACAGCTGATCTTTTTGCGCCAACTACAGAACTCAGCAGTTTAACAGGTGATCCCTTCACTTCAACTACAGAGCTCACGAGTTCAAAAGTTGACCCTTTTGCATCCCCTGCAGATTTCACTACTTCAAATACTGATCTATTTGGTGAAAACAAAGATGCATTCGAAATAAATCcgaatatacaagaaacaagggCCACTGATTTTGTCTCAGAAAAGACTGAAGAAGCAAACCAGCTTGAAGACTTTTTTGTCGAAAAGACAGAAGATTCaggaaataatattttcatgaataataTACCAAAAGATAAAGAATTAGGAGCTGCAGCTGTGGATCCTTTTGCTTCCTCAGAAACATCCTTATTTACTCAACCAAATTTAGAACTTTCTGGTTTTGCCTGCTTCTCAGAATCTGAAGGACTCATTGATCCAGCTGGATCAACAGACACTAGTCTCATTCCAGGTAAAACAGACAAGCTGGCCTCCACACCAGAACCTTATTCAACTATATCGGAACCACTAGATTTTGCTTCAATCGCTCTAGCAATTAAAGCAGTTGAGAAAATTTCAGCAAGTTCTGATCAAAGTAAACCAAGTTCTAGTccattcacaacaatatctgaacCATTAGAGTTTCATACCGATGATACTTcttataaattagataaaaaagcTACAGACTCTTTAGAAGATAGTCCCTTTTGTACTACGTCAGAACCAGTTGATATAGgatcagtttcttttgttaaaCAGGAAGATTTGCAAATTGCTGATCAATTAGTCTATAAACCCTTGACTTTACAAACTGATCCTTTTAGTACTATTTCAGAACCAGTAGATGTTCATGTAGAATCATCTGAAACTCCTtttggctggaatgccttttctGATCAATTTAGCTCTACTTCAGATAGTGATTTGAGCACTAAAATTTCTGCTAATGATCAATCTAGTTTTGCGTTTTGTGAATTAAGTGCTACCCAAGCAGCGCCTGCTGTTCAACCATTTTCAAGTTCACCATTTGAAGCTGACTGGCCAGGTTCAGTCTCAGACTCGGCAGTTAAAACTGACTTAGCTTTCCCAGGGGTAGGAAGTGATTTCGGTTCTGCAAGTATGTCTGTGCCAACATCTGAAGATGCGTTTCCAATGGCAACCGATGCAACTGGTGATATGTTTGCTGCACAACCGACAGACGTAACTatgacaacaataccaacaacaacaacaacatcaacaaaagacaGTTCACTGCTGACAATGGAAGTAACAGATTTAGTAGCAAGTAGTGCAGAAACTGATACATCCCTGAAGAAGGCTAGCACTGATTTCTTAATCAGTGACGAAGCTTTCTCAACAACATTTGGTAGTCCGGTTTCTTCAAACACGACCGCTGAAATCCTTGCCCCAGATGTGTCACATGCAAATAAACCTTTTTCACTCATTGATGACAGTTTTGCATCAGCATCACCAATGCTTGACGCTTCAGGAGAAAATGTGCATTCTTTAACTGATCCGTTTGCCGAGGAAATAAAACCAGCTTGCTTCTCAGATTCTGGTTTCCCTACAACAAACTCGGCTTTCCCTATGCTGGAACCATCTGCTGTGCCTACAACAGCACCTTTCTCAGATTCCTCATTTCCTATCTTGGCTCCACAAACAACTCCTGTTCCGAGTTCCTTTTCAGCAATGGATGCACAAGAAGTACCTGATATTTCCAAATCAGAAATCAGTCAGATTAATCCTTTTGACAACATTGATCCGGAAACTTCTATCCACGTTAAAAATCCATTTTCAATGTTCGAGACTATTGAAGATGATTCGCCTTTTGGGCAGTCTGTTGATAACAAAGCTAATAATATGGGTGCATTAATACAACCAGAAATATCTGAAGATATTGCTTCTAAATTAAATGCTTTCCTACAGCCTGAGATTACTCCTGATCCTGCTCCAGTCACCAGTAGCACTAACATTACTAGTTCATCTGGAGAGGGTGCAGATTCAAACGTTAGCTTATTTACAGAATCAAGTGCCAATCCGTTTGTAGATCAAAACGATACTCCAGCTGTTGCCAATGCCGAATTTTTTGATGAAGATTTCTTCAATACAAAAACTGCTGAGAAAATTGCTGAAGGGGATTCAGCGAAGAATGCTTGGGGGGCAATGGAAACTCTTGATAAGGATTCAGCTTTTAACCCTTTCCAAGATGATAACTTTGATGCTGAAAATATCCCCCAAAATGTTCTAGATGACATGGACAGTCAAGAACCGACAAATGAGCAGAAGAACCCATTTTTGTCTAGTGATTTTAATGCAACTGCTATGATGGGAGAGACCACGATTAATCCATTTTTGAGTCAGGTAGAAGAACTTGAAAAAGCACAGAGTTCATTGTCAGACAATCTCAGTATTTTCCTAGGTAAAGGGGAAGATTTGCCAATCGATCCGACTGACTTGCCTATAGATGTTTTTGACCCTTTCAAAACCATTGAGCCTGATGATATTCCAGAAACATCAGGTGCCATGGCCGCCACCCATACAGCAGCTGTCGATTCAAGTGATGATGACAAAGAATCCCCTGATATGGATGATAATAAAGATGCTTTTAAACTGACCATACGAATGAGGGAACCAGTTGAATCTGGGCCATCAGTTGCTCTACCGCCTCCTCCCAAAGTGCCCAAATCTCCGCAAATGGCACCACGTATAAACCCATTTGATCGAGATTCTCCACCGGAAGAAAACTTTGCAAAATTCGAAGTGATGGAGACTGAAGACAAAGTAAAGGAACCAAGAACTGAGACTCAGATGAGTGTTTCTACGACAGAGAGTAGCACAcctgaagaggaagaaaaacaccTTGAACCCCTTGAAAGTTTTAACCCGAAAATGGAAGAGGATGGATGGACATTAATGCTTCGACAGCCAACGAAGAAGAAACTGACCGGTAACCGTTTCTGGAAGACAATTTATGTGAGATTGGTCCAACAAAATGACGGACCCGTTTTGAAACTGTTCAATAGCAAAGATGATAAAGATTCGTTTCAGGAGCTCCCGCTTCAGCCTTGTTACTCTTTGTCTGAAATAGCCCTACAACATTATGATCAATATGGAAAGATACACACATTGAAAATTCAGTATGTTTTCTATCGTGAAAGAGTTGGAATTCGAACCGAAAAGATTACACCAACTTTCGTGAAGAACATGAAACCAAAAGCTAACATGATTTTAGATCATGCTCCGCAGATCTCAGAGCTTCTTAAATTTGGTTCACTAAGTGAACAGACAATTATCACCTTTGTACAAGAGGTGGAAGATGCATTAATGGCAATTGTTGCTCACAGAGAAAAAACATTATCATATCAAAAAGACGAAGTtattgttgatgtaattgatgaaTACAGAGCAGAGATTAACACGGCAGGTCACATTGTCGCCCAGAAAGCCAGAGTAAGAATTTTTTGTTTATCGTTTGTAACAGGTATGCCATTTGTAGAACTAGGAGTAAACGACAAACGGCGCAAAGGGAGAGAAGTTGTTGGTCGACACGATATCATACCTATCAAAACAGAAGAATGGATCAAGCCGGAGAATATTCAGTTTCATTGTTCTGCGAAGCCAGAAGAATACGAAAAGGATGGAACCATTAAATTTCATCCACTGGATGCATGTCATTTTGAACTAATGAGGTTCCGTATTCGACTGAGAGACAATAAAGAGTTGCCTTTGATAGTGAGAGTGTTTCGAAGTATCAAAGAAAGACATGTTGAATACCGGTGTGACGTTGTGTGTACCGGTTACCATGCGTATAGTAAAAAACATGGGCAATTTCCCTGTGAAGACATTGAAATAAGATTTCCAATTCCTGATTGCTGGATCTATCTATTTCGTTACGAAAAACGATTCGGCTATGGGTCCTTTAAATCAGCCACCAGAAAACCAGGGAAAATCAAAGGGCTAGAAAGGTTGACAATGATGACACAAAGTGGCACTAATCCAGCTCTTCTGGAAGCCTCTGTAGGCACAGCAAAATATGAAAACGTTTATCATGCAATTGTATGGCGGATTAGTAGATTACCAGAAAGAAATCAAG